The following are encoded together in the Leptidea sinapis chromosome 29, ilLepSina1.1, whole genome shotgun sequence genome:
- the LOC126973546 gene encoding uncharacterized protein LOC126973546 has product MAATHCRTKTNYKIKKSYVINFSFLFFPVTQCQDRWKKLRDNFRKAYYNRKGKSGDGATTSKLIKFEKELSFIIPFFRNRNQISNVTLSSDDSEPGTPIPPPSTSSKRSDHSEVESLASTSGSKKRPRLSKDVATVFEEYLEEKRNTTPRDKALRNFFLSMSDTVETFPKEVQARIKRRVFNIVNEAELSLYENSTDLNYSLSINSPPSTNQSTYLVSNETYIPQNYPDQTTYGYNTSTQNTK; this is encoded by the exons ATGGCTGCTACAC acTGCCGTACCAAAacgaactataaaataaaaaagagttatgttattaatttttcatttctgtTCTTTCCAGTGACGCAGTGCCAGGATCGTTGGAAGAAACTGCGAGATAACTTCAGAAAAGCCTATTATAACCGAAAAGGCAAGAGTGGCGATGGTGCAACTACGtccaaattgataaaatttgaaaaagaactttcttttataataccaTTTTTTCGCAATCGAAACCAAATATCTAATGTAACATTATCATCGGATGATTCAGAGCCTGGCACACCAATACCACCACCATCGACATCATCTAAACGTTCTGACCATTCTGAAGTTGAATCGCTTGCAAGTACTTCTGGCTCGAAAAAGAGACCACGCTTAAGCAAAGATGTTGCTACGGTTTTCGAAGAGTATCTTgaagaaaaaagaaatactaCACCCCGTGACAAGGcattacgtaatttttttttgtctatgtCAGATACAGTGGAAACATTCCCAAAAGAAGTCCAAGCACGAATTAAAAGGCGCGTGTTTAACATTGTTAATGAAGCTGAATTAAGTCTGTATGAAAATAGTACAGATTTGAATTATTCTTTGTCtataaattcaccgccatcGACTAATCAATCTACTTACCTAGTGTCAAACGAAACCTATATTCCTCAAAACTATCCAGATCAGACTACTTACGGGTACAATACCAGcacacaaaatacaaaataa